Proteins encoded by one window of Cyprinus carpio isolate SPL01 chromosome B6, ASM1834038v1, whole genome shotgun sequence:
- the LOC109083660 gene encoding phosphoglucomutase-1-like has product MVKITVIKTKPYTDQKPGTSGLRKRVTVFQQNQHYAENFIQSIISTIDSAQRQEGTLVVGGDGRFFMKDAIQLIVQIAAANGIGRLVIGQNGIMSTPAVSCVIRKIKAVGGIILTASHNPGGPNGDFGIKFNISSGGPAPEGITDKIFQISKSLQEYHICPELKVDLSTIGKQTFEIDTFKPFTVEIVDSVESYAEMLRDIFDFAALKELLSGPNSINIRLDAMHGVVGPYVKKIVCEELGSPAYSAVNCVPSEDFGGHHPDPNLTYAADLVNTMKGGEYDFGAAFDGDGDRNMVLGKHGFFVNPSDSVAVISANFTSIPYFQKTGVKGLARSMPTSRALDNVAKALKMPLYETHTGWKYFGNLMDAGKLSLCGEESFGTGSDHIREKDGLWAVLAWLSILATRKQSVEDIMKDHWQKFGRNFFTRYDYEEVDSDAANKMIEHLQTTMFDKAFVGQKFSSGDKTYQVDKADNFEYTDPVDGSVSKGQGLRIIFSDGSRIIFRLSGTGSAGATIRLYIDSYEKDPQKIYQDPQVMLAPLVDIALRISQLQEKTGRTAPTVIT; this is encoded by the exons ATGGTGAAAATTACGGTTATTAAGACCAAACCGTACACCGACCAAAAACCCGGGACCAGCGGTTTGAGAAAGAGGGTGACTGTATTCCAGCAGAACCAGCATTATGCGGAGAATTTTATCCAGAGTATCATTTCCACCATTGACTCTGCTCAGAGGCAGGAGGGTACCCTGGTAGTGGGAGGAGATGGACGGTTCTTCATGAAAGACGCTATTCAGCTGATCGTCCAGATTGCTGCAGCTAATGGG ATTGGCAGGCTGGTCATTGGTCAGAATGGGATTATGTCAACACCTGCTGTTTCCTGTGTGATCCGAAAAATCAAAGCCGTCGGGGGTATCATCCTGACAGCCAGTCACAACCCTGGTGGCCCCAATGGAGACTTCGGCATCAAGTTCAACATTTCAAGTGGAG GTCCTGCACCAGAGGGCATCACAGACAAAATCTTTCAGATTAGCAAGAGCCTCCAGGAATATCACATCTGCCCTGAGCTCAAGGTGGACCTCTCAACCATTGGCAAGCAGACCTTTGAGATTGACACGTTCAAGCCCTTTACTG TTGAAATTGTGGACTCAGTGGAATCCTATGCAGAGATGCTGAGAGATATCTTTGATTTTGCTGCTTTGAAAGAATTGCTCTCAGGACCCAATAGTATCAATATTCGGCTTGATGCAATGCATGGAG TTGTGGGTCCCTATGTAAAGAAGATTGTTTGTGAAGAACTTGGCTCGCCTGCTTACTCTGCTGTAAACTGTGTCCCCTCTGAGGACTTTGGGGGACACCATCCCGACCCTAACTTAACATATGCTGCTGACCTGGTCAACACTATGAAGGGAGGTGAATATGACTTTGGAGCAGCTTTTGATGGTGATGGT GATCGTAACATGGTTCTGGGTAAGCATGGATTCTTTGTAAACCCCTCAGACTCTGTGGCAGTCATCAGTGCCAACTTTACATCCATTCCTTATTTCCAGAAGACTGGCGTGAAGGGTCTGGCTCGCAGTATGCCCACCAGCAGGGCTTTGGACAA TGTTGCCAAAGCTTTGAAGATGCCACTTTATGAGACTCACACAGGCTGGAAATACTTTGGAAACTTGATGGATGCTGGCAAGTTATCCCTCTGTGGTGAAGAAAGCTTTGGTACTG GTTCTGATCACATCCGGGAGAAGGATGGTCTGTGGGCAGTTCTCGCATGGCTTTCAATCCTGGCCACTCGCAAGCAGAGCGTAGAGGACATCATGAAAGACCATTGGCAGAAGTTTGGAAGGAACTTCTTCACAAG GTACGACTATGAAGAGGTGGACTCAGATGCTGCGAATAAGATGATTGAGCACTTACAGACGACTATGTTTGATAAAGCCTTTGTAGGGCAGAAGTTCTCCTCAGGGGATAAAACGTATCAAGTGGACAAGGCTGATAACTTTGAGTACACAGACCCTGTCGATGGCAGTGTTTCAAAAGGACAG GGTTTGAGGATCATCTTCTCTGATGGCTCACGTATCATCTTCCGTCTCAGCGGGACAGGCAGTGCTGGGGCAACCATCAGGCTTTACATTGACAGCTATGAGAAAGACCCTCAGAAAATTTATCAGGACCCACAg GTCATGCTGGCTCCTCTGGTGGACATTGCCTTGAGGATCTCTCAGCTACAGGAAAAGACGGGCCGCACTGCTCCAACTGTGATCACATAA